The DNA region ttaacaactGTAAGCAAGCACTAAACATACTTATTACTAAGCCCACTTTTCTGTAATAACATTTCTAGAGCTTTTATAATAATATTCTCAAATTAAATCTTATGTTTTCATgagctgtaagcagaaaatcatcacaattaatagaaataaaagcttgaaaacattGGACTGTTTAGTTCATCAATATGTTTCATTCTGTGAATTAGATAAGAAAGAAAGATTAGATAACAGCTGTAATGTATTAAGTCATCTTGATCAAGAGAAGGTTTCTTAAGTACAGGTTTAATTACAGCTTCCTTAAAAGCCTGTGGTACATATGTTTACTAAGAAtaaattaatctgatttattcaaaAGTAACTTCTTTAAGAAGTGGTAAggtgtattttccagacacagttgcattttatttcagaaccaagtaattatgttaccttcagttgctataaaaatgctgcatatataaaattaaatttaactttGCAATTGTGGCCTCTGTTTGTGAAAGAGGCCACAAACACAATTGGGCCTCCGTctttttaagaagctcctactctttccgacactccaccttcaggaagtaatcacaacaatgctcctccaTTATGCTGTATACAACTTAAGAGTGTTGGACGGAGAtcatatgatgagctcagcagagtgaggttccatcaggtgtttgctaactgctgctgccgctagtctggaggagctgagtggggaaggaGCAGGGAAAGAGTGCTCTGTGGTGGGAAGGTGGGGTAGCTTGGATTTACCACATGGGTTAACAAGGAGGCTTTGAATAACTGGAAACCAGTTCCTCTAATCCTCCAGGTAACGAGCCAGATGAGATGCAGGTGTGTAGAAATTCACCTGCAGAATATCAGTCCTGCAGCTTTCTGctacgccccctggtggagagtATGGATGCtggaccacacacacacacacacacgcgcacacacacccacacacacacacaccggatTCCTGACAGCTTACTAAATATTCATTCAAGTTTTACAACACTTTCATTCCTTGAGAAGCCAACTaaactttgcattttaaatttttattactttcagctTCTAGATTTTGCTTATAAACAAAGTGAGTCAGCGCATTTTTCCTTACACAGTGTTCACACATAGATACACTGATACATAAAAGTTAATATTAAACTAATACAGACCGGCCAGCCagtcaaatatttgataaacaaactttttagaCACAGACATCATTGTACCTTAGTTTGAATGTGATGATAATATGAATATATTCAAACTATTGGATGAAACTGATGGAGAAATGATTCTTCACTGCAATGAagaatttttgttgttgtattgacagaaaaaataaaatatttttatgctcttttattttatggacatgattaatttaattatttttgttaaaacgtAAATTATTTACAGTCTATTGTTGAACAGagaacaaagaaatgaaaattttCTCCTGGTTTTCATGCCTTCATCAGATCATTTCCTGGtcaatatgtaaatatattggTGCAGCTGTTTGATGAATGCCATTGATAACCATGTAAGTGAAACAAGCAACTGTTAATAAagttttctgcagctgtttgtAGTTTTCATGGATTCCATTTGCCTCAAAATTTCAAACTGCacactaaattaaattataagtACATAACTTATTTTGTTGTCAACACTGAAAAGAATAATCCAGTTCATCaatgttgtgaaataattttgaGTTATAAGATCTGATGGcctgcagaaataaaagaaaaacacaaaatggagTTTGTCTGTTAAataattgtttgtgtttttgtgcctGGTTCTCAGCCTTGTTTGCTTGTCTTGTTTTCCATATTTGCCAAAGAAAGTTAACTTTGATTCCAGTCTGATgtcagttttactttaattttttcttactgtttaaattattttcaggtTTGCTATTTTATTCCTTTTAGGATCTCCACAATATGGAAAAACatattgtaaaaaacaaaaaatatctttgcacAAAAGTACTTACTCACTCCTAACAATGTTTTCTTCAGTAGATCCGTTTCTAATGGTCCTATGTACATCAAATTCACACCAGATATTAGtaaaaatccaaagaaataCAGGAAACAAATTAGTCAATAGACCAAGATGTGTGTAATAAGTTgaaattaaatggaaattaaaatcttaCACAAAAGGAAGTTGCAAAATGGCAGAAAGTCCAGAAATCTTTCTCTATACATTCATATACCCAACTGTTTAGAAATCTTTCCATTATCTGTACAAATGATTATCAGCTAATATGTCGCTAACTGATGGCCAATAAAGCACCCGACGTTAATCTGAATGGAAATCATGAAacggcagatttagatttaaaattactttaattcaACCAGTAAGTTTGTTTCTTAAATGGTGCAGCCGTCTCTGAACTGGGCAGCAATAAAAcgttttatcttttaacaattCTTCAGATTATTTATTCTGACATGTGAGCAGAGAAATCGCCATGGTAACAAGCCTGGTCTGTTTCTAACAGTCAGAGTTAAGAACAAGTTTTATACAAAAGTAAGAAATTTCAAGACTCATCTAGACAATTtacttttaagcttttttttttttttttttaaattacagttgGTGTCACCATTACCTTTTGACTGAAGAACTAAACTACAAAGAAttgcaaaacaaatgcaaatattatggagataaaaatataatctccataaaatattctgaaaatacCTGATAAGCTGTAAAACGCAGCACCAACATTTCTCACAAGCTTGGAttctaaaataatataattcTACCTTCATCTCTCTGTAAAAGtgtataattttgttttgcttcatatCCTAAAAAAAACCCGAACTTCAGTTGAATATGGATTTAAATGTGACTTCTGGAAACAAGGGATTCTTATCTAAAGGGACAAACAAGGaagagaaaattacaaaaatacaggGGTGTGAAAAGGTGTTTTCCTgatcctgattttattttatgtcgtCTAGCAGCGTCCAGGTGTGGGTGTGTttagaggaggaggaaaagcagCTTCATAAAATCCAAACTCCTGCTTGtcgttttcacattttggacATAAACAGCAACTTCTCTTCAGAAAGGTAAATTTATGAGAAACCAAAGAATTAGCtaaattatttatgtgtttGCATTAATCCTTTATGTAGAAAACATTCCTTTGTTTTCAATAAGGCagtagtttttatgttttataaaactaaattcaacattttatttgtaacaataGTTTTGCTGTAATTTAAATTCTACCAATACAGGAACAAACAAGATAAATAGTTTTGAAGATTCCTCAACGTTCAAATAAGACTTGATAAGTTCAGAGTTCAGGATATACTGTGAGGATATTTGACTACCAAAGGAACCTCATACAGACAGTGATGTCATGAAGTTTGACAGTGTGAAATCTATGGCTCATAGCtatgaaaaccttttcttcATAAGTAATTTTACTTCTTTACTTTAGTTTTAGGAAGAACATTTCCCATGTTAGTCTTAATCTCAACTTTTATATCTTACAGACGATGAAGCATCAGATCTTTCTCTCACTGCTGCTACGTAAGTGTTCAAATAATCTAATGTTGAACAtgaatttatattatttttactaactAATGTATGCGTCCATTTTCTGTAGAATCTCAGTTTCTCCATTTGCTTACtggaaattgaaaaatgaaaaacatattgtaaattaaacattttgtttgctgtatctggttgttttctgttgtttccagAAGCCCTGCTGATCTGTGCAGCTCCagataaaaaagattttgagCATACAAGCAACTGCACTCTTAATGGACGCCCCATGATTTTGACAATTACCTGCAAGGAAAAGACTTGGAAGCTTCAGTGCAGGGAAGATGGTGGATATTTGAATATGAACTTCAGTTGTTTAGATAAGCCTAAAAAACCAATTTTACAGCTTACAGTCTCCAATCAAGGTTTGTTCCTTCAGTGtcctgaaacattttctttgctgATATTTTTAGCTACTAAATAGGAAAATTACTCTATAATGTATAACCAACAGTTCCATGCAGCGTCCTGAGCATAACAGAAATTGCATGTTTATGAGAAATAAAGTCTGCATACACACTTCAAAGAAATAGATTCATGAAGTTTTTGAAAGTGCAGATACGTCCTTAACAACttcctgtgattttaatttccagaAACGTATTGCTTCAACAAAGATTGCCAAAAAATTGAACATGGACGCTCTTCCTGTGATAACGAGTAAGTTCTGTATCTGTGGTCTCTAAGCTGTGGCCCGGGGCCCATTTGTGGCCCACAGAATGATTTGTGTCCCAAGTGCATTTGGTTTACCAGCCCAGGAGGTTAATGCAAATACAATCTAAAAAATGATAATTGGGATCCTATTTTCACTGAGATGATGCTTTCCAAAAGAGATGGAGACaaactaaaatgttattaagctgcaaaacacaaattgctcatcttttattaaacatgtttttgcatttttttaaaaaaaaaaaaatctaattttagaTAAAATTTGTACCTggcattacttttatttttatagttttggcCACTGTGGCAAAAATGTTTGGACATCTCTGTTTAATGTAAACTAATATTTACACAATTGTTTTTGATCTTGGtctcaagaaaatatttttcttccacagtAAGATCTCCATCTCTGCACTAACTTATGGATCATATAAGATACAGCTACAAGGTTCTGACTGTAAATTTGACCTTAGGAGTGCTGATAATCAAACAGGTAAGTATTTTAAAGTGATAAAATTGTCCTGCAACTCTGACATTAGTagcttttgaaaaacaaagtgatCCTATAGTAGGTAAGTTAAGTGAgatgtttctaaaataaattctgttatTTTACATCTTGGTTCACATTTTCAAGTTACATTAGCAACCcaactgtggaaaaagtaaaaaaaaaaaatttgttcgGTTTGACAAACTGAAAGttacacaatattttatttcataatctattttccattttcaccaCATAAAATTATTGTGATCGCAAAGCTTAGACggaaattaattttgaaaaaattccaaaatatgTTGCCAATACATTGTGGAGTTTTTTCATGCACagcaacatatatttttaaaaatgggtaAACAGTTCTCTAATGAATGGTTGTCCAGCTCGAGTTCTTACAGTTTAGCTGAGCTTCTGCTCCAACACAGTTGATTCAAATAGTCTAACTTCTTCAGCATATAAGAAAgttctgcagaggttctgcAAATGAACAATCATTTAATCCTTCCCCCATTCCTcacccactcagctcctccagactagcagcagcagcaattagcaaacacctggtggaactggaaatctgctgagctcatcgtATGACCTGcttctcagtccaacgctcCTCAGAACGGCTGTTAAAGGCTTAATGGAGGAGTACTGCTGTGATGACCCGCAGAAGGCAGAGTGTCAGGATTAGATTCTCTGGGTTTTTCCCCCCTTTGACTCAGATTGTCTCTGGTAGATTTTCTACCTAGCCAATGAGCAGAGCCCAGACCCTCTGGACAAAGATTACCATTTCATTGACTGCTTACGTCTCCATGCAACAAAAGTGATTAAGATAtatgaaaaatctttttgtctgtttttaaaggaaTATTTCTGACCAACAAAACTTGGATTGAAGCTTTACAATTCTGCAAAACATTAGATTCCACTTTGGTTGAAATCACCAACCAAACAGTGCGGGATGCA from Xiphophorus hellerii strain 12219 chromosome 13, Xiphophorus_hellerii-4.1, whole genome shotgun sequence includes:
- the LOC116730579 gene encoding uncharacterized protein LOC116730579: MKHQIFLSLLLQALLICAAPDKKDFEHTSNCTLNGRPMILTITCKEKTWKLQCREDGGYLNMNFSCLDKPKKPILQLTVSNQETYCFNKDCQKIEHGRSSCDNDKISISALTYGSYKIQLQGSDCKFDLRSADNQTGIFLTNKTWIEALQFCKTLDSTLVEITNQTVRDAVIKIMKDKAAELQNGVWVGLERSIFGTISGWIWTSKGEKIGRDLNISLPDDPLNNHCGKVVFDRDQVKVDDEDCHESLPFICQV